CTGCATCGAAATTCTCTGCGACAACGTCGAGATCGAGTGCGACGGCTTCCTGTTTCGCGGCGTGCCCGGCACGCTCGAATGCATCCGGACGCCGAGCGCGCAGCAATGCATCGGGATCTACGACGCCGGCTTCGTCGACTGGCAGCACACCTGCATCGACCTGTCGAACTCGGCGTACTGTTACTGCGAAGAGCTGTGGTTTCATCGCTGCGATTCCAGCTCGAACCCGCTCGGGCTTGGTGCGGCGACGCTCGGTGCCGCCGGAACGTTCGATGACTGCAGCGTGCTCGCCTGTACGCATGGCCGGCTCGCGGCCGGTCGCGACAGCATCTTCGAGGAATGCGCGGTCGTCGACAGCACGGGCGGCGGGCTCTACTCGCCCGGCCCCTGCACCATGGAGGACAACTTCGTGCTGAACAACGACGGCACCGGCATGGAGCTCGGTGCCGCGGGCGGAGTCATCATCAACAGCCGCGTCTGCAGCTGCCCGATCGGCTTGTACGTCTCGTCGACCAGCGGCCAGCACAGCAGTGTCGTCGCGGAAAACGACATCAGCGACTGTGTCACCGGCGTAGAGATAGCCGCCTCGGACGTGACGCTCGAGGAAAATTACGTAGGACGGTGCACGAAGGCCATCATCATCTCGGGATCGGCCACGCGCGTGATCGTCGATGACAACCACTGTCCGGGCTCGTCGAGCACCGCGATCACGCTCGAGAACACGACGTCGCGCTGCCTGGTGATCTGCAACGCCGTCGCAACTCCCCCGGGAGTCCCTGGCTACGCGCTCAGCGGCGCGAACTCTTGGGGTCCCATCGTCAGCGCCGTCGGTGTCGGCGACATCACCGCCAGCACCGGAACTTCCAGTGACCCGCATACGAACTTCGAGCACTGAGGTGAACACCATGAGAAAAAATCTGATTCTCGCAGTTGCCTCGGTTCTTCTGGCGGAGCGTGCCTCGGCCGGCCCGCTCGACAGTCCGCTTCCCACCCTTTCCACTGGAAAGGCCTCGCTCGTCGCGACGGTTTCCGGCGTGGTCAACGCGGCCGGGCTCGCGACGTTCTTCTCGTGCACGAACCAGTCGTCGGAGGCCGTCCAGATGACTGTCGGAATCTTCGTCGACGACGGCGGTGACCCGTGCAACGACGAAGCGACGGCTGCGGTCACGGTCCCGCCTGGCGGAACCAGGGTGATGTCCACGCAGAACAACGTTCAGTCGTCGTACTTCTCGACGAACCCGGTTTCGGTGACCGACATGTTCATCGCGATCGGCTCGGCGAGAGTACTCTCGACGGGCAAAGGCATGGCGTGCTCGTCGTGGGTGGCGGACGTCTATGACTCGCCGCCGTCGTCGAGCTACTCGCTCGCCATGGCGTTCCGCGGCAAGCAGAAATAGGCGCGATATGCTCGACTGGTCGGTGGCTGCGCAAGGCTGACACAAAATCGAAATCGGGGACAGACACGGATTTGCGGAAATCGGTGTCTGTCCCCGATTTTCATGCGTGCTCGAGCTCGGGCGGATATTCGACGCGGACCAGCGAGAGGCCGGCAGCGGGAGCCGTCCGACCGTTGAGCATGCGCGACCCGCCGCCCAGCAACTCCACGAACGTCTCCTCGTCGAGCTTGCCGACGACCACGTCCACCATCGACCCGACCAGCGTTCGCACCATCTGCTTCAGGAATGCGTTGGCGGACACGCGGTACGTGTACACGGCACCATCGCGCGTCCAGACGCTTTCGGTCACGAATCGCCGGGTGCTCGGCGATTCGCAATCGGCGGCACGAAACGCGGCAAAATCGTGTTCGCCGGCCAGCATTCGTGCAAGCCGCTGCAGCTGCTCGAGGTCGAGCGGGGCGATGACGTGCCAGCTGCGGTCGCGCAGGAACGGCGACGGAGGGCGCGCGTTGACGATCGTGTACTCGTAGGTTCGCGACAGTGCGTGGCGGCGCGGATCGAATGCATCATTGGCGCGCGCCAGGTCGACGATCGAGATGCTCTTGTCGGTCAGCGCGTTGACGGCAAGGAAGAGGCGCTCGAGATCGGTGTCGTCGGCGACATCGAATGCGATCACCTGGCCGCTCGCGTGCACGCCGGCGTCGGTGCGTCCGGACGAATGCACGCGAACCGGGCTGCGCGTGAAGATCGCGAGCGCGCGCTCGAGCTCACCCTGGACCGTCGGCTGATCCGGCTGAAGCTGCCAGCCCGCCCACTTCGTTCCCAGATACTCGACTGTCCCACGTACGCGCATCGATTTTGCTGAGGAATTTAAATGGGGACAGGTACATTTTCCGCGCCAGGTTCCACTCGCCGCGAACCATTCCGCGAATCTTCAGCGAAATTTTAAATGTACCTGTCCCCTTTTCCTACGGGCCGACGGTTGCGGCGGCCGAGGTTGAGTCGCCGCGCAGGCGGGCGCGGCGGCTTTCGAGGCGGTTGAGCGCGTCGACGAACGCGAGCGCGCTCGCCATGACGACGTCGGTGTGCGCGCCGTGGCCACGCACGCCGATTCCATCTTCGCGCACGAAGCAGCTCACGTCGCCGATGGCATCGGTGCCGCCGGTGATGCCCTTGACCTGGTAGCTCTCGAGCTTGGGGTCGAGGCCGGTCGCCTCCTTGATCGCGCGGTAGCACGCATCGACGATGCCGTCGCCTTCCGCCGTGCAGCGCCTGACGTCGCCGGCGATCGCGAGCTCGATGCTGGCCCGCGGCGAGCCGTGCATGGTCGACGCGACCTCCACGTTCCTCAGCTCGAAGCGTCCTTCATCCTCGGTGTCTTCGGCGCAGATCGCGAACAGGTCTTCGTCGTAGACTTCCTTCTTCTTGTCGGCGAGGTCCTTGAAGCGCGCGAACGCATCGTTGACGTCGACGTGCTCCAGGTTGATGCCGAGCTCGCGCAGGCGCCCGACAAACGCGTGCCGGCCCGAGTGCTTGCCCAGCACCAGCGAATTGCTGAGCCGCCCGACCGACTCCGGCCGCATGATCTCGTACGTGAGCTTGTTCTTCATGACGCCGTCCTGGTGGATGCCGGCCTCGTGCGCGAACGCATTGGCTCCGACCACGGGCTTGGTCGGTGCGATCGCCACGCCGATCGTCTTCGACAGCGTCTGGCTGGCCGGATAGATCTGCTTCGTCTTCACGCGCGTGGTGACGCCGAAATGGTCACGCCGCGTATCGAGAGCCATGACGACCTCTTCGAGCGACGTGTTGCCGGCGCGCTCGCCGATGCCGTTGATCGTGCACTCGACCTGGCGCGCGCCGCCCTCGACGGCGGCCAGCGAGTTCGCGACCGCGAGGCCGAGGTCGTTGTGGTTATGCGTGCTCCAGATCACGCGATCGCCGCCAGGCGTGCGGGTCTTGAGCGCGTGGAACAATGCGCGCAGCTGCTCGGGCACCGCGTAACCGGTCGTATCCGGCACGTTGCAGACGACCGCTCCGGCCCGGATCACCTCGCCGAATACCTGGATCATGTAATCGGTGTCGCTGCGCGATGCGTCCTCGGCGGAGAACTCGATGTAGTCGACGTGCCTCTTCGCCCGCTCGACGGCCCAGACCGCGGCGTCGATGACTTCCTGGCGGCTCATGTTGAGCTTGTGCTCCAGGTGCAGGTCGGACGTTGCGATGAACATGTGGATGCCGGGCTTCGCTGCACCATCGACTGCAGCCAGCGCGCGCTCGATGTCGCTTTCACGCGGGCGCGCGAGGCTGAGCACGACCGGGCCCGTGACGGCGTGCGCCACCGCGCGCACCGCTTCGAAATCGCCGGGCGACGCGGCCGCGAAGCCGGCCTCGATCACGTCGACGCCGAGGGCTTCGAGCTGGCGCGCGATCACCAGCTTCTCGTCGACGTTCATCGTGCAGCCGGGCGACTGCTCGCCGTCGCGCAGTGTCGTATCGAAAATCCGTACCCAGTCGTCGTTGCCGTTGTGGTCGCTCATCACTTCTCTCCGTGCGTGCCCGCATGCCGGGCGGCTGCTGCTACGCTCAGTTCCGGGCGTGCCTGCTGCACGCTCCAGTACGCTGTTGGCGGATCCCACACTGGCCAGAAACACGAAAGCCGCGGGGACCCGCGGCTTTTACTAGTCTTCTCGTCCGCGGGTTTCGGTTTTGCTTCCCGCCCGCGGCTCGAAGGGATGTCGCCGTAGCTACACCACCGCCGAAGCCCCGGACGGGCATCTAAGGAGCAGCAGCGCGCTGGAAATTTCGAAGGAGCGGAACATCGGGGGCAACCCTATCCGTGGTCGGTGTCGGGTGTCAACCGTGATCGCGAAGCGGATCCTTGTCGAGCGGGTCGTCGTGACCGAGATCGCCGAACGCGGGCTCGCCTTTTCTCCACGAGACCAGCGCCATGAGCGGCCCCGACGCGACGTAGATCGAGATGCCGATGAAGATGAACGGCTGGTACGCGGCAAGCGCAAAGCTGAGCAGCAGGACCGCCACGACGAGCCGTGAAAGCGGCTGGCGCCCGTGCAGCTTGAGATTCTTGAAGCTTGTGTAGCGTACCGTGCTGACCATCAGCAGCGCGAGCGCATAGGTCAGCAGCAGCAGCGCCACGTGCTTCGGCGGAAGGCCCGAGCGTCCGACGTAGCGATACATCAGCACCACCGACGCGAGCATGGCCGCCGAGCCCGGCACCGGCAGGCCGAGGAAGAATCCGGTGTCGACTCGTCCGATCAGAAGATTGAATCGCGCAAGGCGGATCGCCGAGCAGATCACGTAAAGGCCGACGGCCGACCAGCCCCAGACACCCCACGGCATCAGCGCCCATTTGTAGATCAGCAGTCCGGGAGCGACGCCGAACGATACGAGATCGCAGAGCGAGTCGTACTCGATGCCGAAGCGGCTCGTCGAATTCGTCATGCGCGCGACGCGCCCGTCGAGGCTGTCGAAGATCTGCGCGGCAAGGATCGCGAGCGCAGCCGACGCGTAGTTGCTCTGCATCGTCTGCACGAGCGAGTAGATGCCGCAGAACAGCCCCATCGACGTGATGAGATTCGGCAGCAGGAAGATGCCGCGGCGCGGAACCGAGTCCTGCAGAAGTGCGAGCCTGGTGCCGCGTCGTCTCGGTCTCACGATGTTCCTCCGGCGGCCGACTCGAGGTGCGCGAGCGTCGTCTGGCCCGCGCGGACCGTCTGTCCGACCTTGACCGCAAGCCTGGCCTCGGGCGGCAGATAAACATCCACCCGCGACCCGAACATGATCAAGCCGAATCGCTCGCCGCGCGCCAGACGAGCCGGCGGCTCGACGCGGCAGATGATCCGGCGCGCCAGCCAGCCCGCGATCTGCACGACCACGACCTCGGCACCGGCCGCCGTTCGCAGCAGCAGTGAATTCGATTCGTTGATGTCGCCGGCATCCGAGCGGTACGCCGCGCCGAACTTGCCGGAGCGGTGATCGGCTTTGACGAGCGACGCGGCGACCGGCGAGCGGTTCACGTGCACGTCGAGCGGCGACATGAAGATGGCGATCTTGACGTTCGACCCGTTCGAGAACCGATGCGGTGGTGCGCCGCTCTCGGCGAACACCACGCGGCCGTCGGCAGGGCTGACGACGGCCGACGGATCGTTCGGCGCGGTGCGGTCGGGATCGCGAAAGAACAGCAGCACGCCGACGGCCAGCAGGGCCGCGACGACGAATACGGCAATCCCGCAGGTGATGCTCAGCGAAGCGGCGGCGACGGCGCCTGCCGCAACCGCAGCGGCGGCCGCGATCGTCGCGACGGTGCGTCCTTCCGCAGCGAACTTCACCAGCGGGTTCTCCCGGCAAGCCCAGTTTGGATTGGACCGATCAATTCCTGGCGCGATCGACGAGGCGATCCTTCTGCAGCCACGGCATCAGTGCGCGCAGCTTGGCGCCGACCTTCTCGATCGAATGGTTCTCGCCTTCTTTCTGCAGCTCGTGGAAATGCGGCAGGCCGCACTTGTATTCGGTGATCCACTCGTCGGCGAACTTGCCCGACTGGATCTCGCCGAGGATCTGCTTCATCGCGGCGCGCGTCTCGTTGCCGACCACGCGCTTGCCGCGCGTAAGGTCGCCGTACTCGGCGGTATTGCTGATCGAGTAGCGCATGTTCGCGATGCCGCCTTCGTACAGAAGATCGACGATCAGCTTGGTCTCGTGCAGGCACTCGAAGTACGCCATCTCCGGTGCGTAGCCGGCCTCGACGAGCGTCTCGAATCCGGCGCGGATGAGCTCGGTCAGGCCGCCGCACAGGACTGCCTGCTCGCCGAACAGATCGGTTTCGGTCTCTTCACGGAACGTCGTTCCGATCACCGCTGCGCGCGTTCCGCCGATCGCGGCTGCATAGGCGAGCGCGACCGCTTCGGTATCGCCGGGGCCGTCCTGATGGACTGCGAGCAGACACGGCACGCCCATGCCTTTTGCGAACTCGCTGCGCACGAGATGTCCCGGGCCTTTCGGTGCGACCATGAACACGCCCGAGTCGGCCGGCGGAACGATCTTCTTGAAATGGATGTTGAAACCGTGCGCCACCGCAAAGTACGCGCCCTTCTTCAGATGCGGTCCGATCTCGGCCGCATACAGCTCGCCGGCGAGCTCGTCGGGCACGAGCATCATCACGACATCCGCTTTTGCAGTGGCGTCGGAGACAGGGAACACCTTGAAGCCGGCCGCTTCGGCTTTGGCCGCCGATCCGCTGCCGGCACGCAGGCCGATGATCACGTTGACCCCGCTGTCGCGCAGGTTCATCGCATGCGCGTGCCCCTGGCTGCCGTATCCGAGAACCGCGACGGTCTTTGACGTGATCTTTTCGAGCTGTGCTTCGCTCTTGTCGTAAATCTTCATCCGAGGTTCTCCTTGACTCCTTCAGGCTGGGCGGCGGGCGCATCGAACGCGAGCAGGCGCTCGCCGCGATAGAGCGCCGCGCTGCCGGTGCGCGCGATTTCCTTGATTCCGAGCGGCTCGAGAAGACGCAGCATCGCGTCGATCTTCTCCTGCGCACCGGTAATTTCGATGATGCAGACGCTGGTGCCGACGTCGACGACGTTGGCACGAAAGATATTGACGATGTTCATCACTTCGGCGCGCGTCGCGCTGCCGAATGCCACCTTGATCAGCGCGAGCTCGCGTTCGACGTATTCGCCTTCGCGAAAGTCGACGATGCCGATGATCGAAACCATCTTGTAGAGCTGCCGGGTGACCTGCTCGAGCACCGACGCGTCGCCGCGTACGGTCAGCGTGATGCGCGAAACCGACGGGTCGAGCGTCTCGGCCACCGAAAGGCTTTCGATGTTGTATCCACGGCCGCTGAACATGGCCGATACGCGCGACAGCACGCCGAACTCGTTCTCGACGAGTATGGATATCGTGTGCTTCGGCGATTCGTTCATCGGTTGGACTCCTTGCGAGGGAACAAGCGTCCCCATGACCCGGCCGCGATCGGCCCGGGGGCACTCAGCTCGCGAATGATTCGGTCGGGCTCTGCGATCAGGACCCGGAAGAAACCTGCCCGCGCTGGCGATATTCGCCAAGGAAGCGCGCGATGCGGTCTTTCTCGACGAGCTTCTGCTTCTGCAGCTCGCGACGATGCAATTCTTCTTCGGTCGTCAGGTGCGGCCGCTGGGTCAGATCGTCGACCTCGGCCTTCAGTTGCGCATGCCTCTCGTAGGATCGTCGAAGTTCCGCATGTTCGGGGGCAAGCGACTTCACCAATTCTTCGTCACGTGGATCCATAGCGTTCTCCTGGGCGTTTGCTTGCGCAGCGGGCGCGAACGTTAGTTCTGCCTCGTCCGGTTGTCAAATGGATGCGACTCGGAAAAACGAGTCTTTTCAATGAGTTACTCACGAGTCATCGAAACGTTCCGGACATTCGGCGCGGGCCGGATCGCGGCCAGTCCGACGTAGACGGGAAGCAGTGCGCCGGTGGTTGTCACTTTGCCGGCGCGCAGCCGGCTCGCGGCAAGAACGGCAAGGCGCGCAAACGACTCCGGCGCAGGCACGCGCAGCTCGATCCCTGCCGCGTGCGCCACCGCAGCGAGGTCCGCGGACGCCGACCACGAGGAGGGCGCGAGCCCGACGGCCGACGAGGGAATAACGGCAATCGTGCCGCGGTCGCGAAGCGACACGACGCGGCCGGGAACCTCGCCGTCGTCGATCGTCTCCGGCTCGACGATCTCGTCGATTTCGTTGTCGCCGCACCGGTACACGCCAACCAGCGAACGGCCTTTTCCCGCCGGCCAGACGGCGATCACCGTCTCGCCTGGCCGAGCCGCGCGCCACGCGAGCAGCTCGAGCGCCCCGACCGAAACGGCCGGCAGGCTTTCCGAGAATGCGAGGCCGCGCAGAAACGCGAGCCCGGAGCGCAGGCCGGTATACGAGCCCGGACCAACGACCGCTGCGACGGCCGCGAGATCCTGAGGACCGCACCCGCGCCGCGCCAGCAGGGAAGATGCGTG
The window above is part of the Candidatus Limnocylindrales bacterium genome. Proteins encoded here:
- a CDS encoding YdcH family protein, with amino-acid sequence MDPRDEELVKSLAPEHAELRRSYERHAQLKAEVDDLTQRPHLTTEEELHRRELQKQKLVEKDRIARFLGEYRQRGQVSSGS
- the pssA gene encoding CDP-diacylglycerol--serine O-phosphatidyltransferase, whose product is MRPRRRGTRLALLQDSVPRRGIFLLPNLITSMGLFCGIYSLVQTMQSNYASAALAILAAQIFDSLDGRVARMTNSTSRFGIEYDSLCDLVSFGVAPGLLIYKWALMPWGVWGWSAVGLYVICSAIRLARFNLLIGRVDTGFFLGLPVPGSAAMLASVVLMYRYVGRSGLPPKHVALLLLTYALALLMVSTVRYTSFKNLKLHGRQPLSRLVVAVLLLSFALAAYQPFIFIGISIYVASGPLMALVSWRKGEPAFGDLGHDDPLDKDPLRDHG
- the ilvN gene encoding acetolactate synthase small subunit; its protein translation is MNESPKHTISILVENEFGVLSRVSAMFSGRGYNIESLSVAETLDPSVSRITLTVRGDASVLEQVTRQLYKMVSIIGIVDFREGEYVERELALIKVAFGSATRAEVMNIVNIFRANVVDVGTSVCIIEITGAQEKIDAMLRLLEPLGIKEIARTGSAALYRGERLLAFDAPAAQPEGVKENLG
- a CDS encoding phosphatidylserine decarboxylase, coding for MKFAAEGRTVATIAAAAAVAAGAVAAASLSITCGIAVFVVAALLAVGVLLFFRDPDRTAPNDPSAVVSPADGRVVFAESGAPPHRFSNGSNVKIAIFMSPLDVHVNRSPVAASLVKADHRSGKFGAAYRSDAGDINESNSLLLRTAAGAEVVVVQIAGWLARRIICRVEPPARLARGERFGLIMFGSRVDVYLPPEARLAVKVGQTVRAGQTTLAHLESAAGGTS
- the ilvC gene encoding ketol-acid reductoisomerase, which translates into the protein MKIYDKSEAQLEKITSKTVAVLGYGSQGHAHAMNLRDSGVNVIIGLRAGSGSAAKAEAAGFKVFPVSDATAKADVVMMLVPDELAGELYAAEIGPHLKKGAYFAVAHGFNIHFKKIVPPADSGVFMVAPKGPGHLVRSEFAKGMGVPCLLAVHQDGPGDTEAVALAYAAAIGGTRAAVIGTTFREETETDLFGEQAVLCGGLTELIRAGFETLVEAGYAPEMAYFECLHETKLIVDLLYEGGIANMRYSISNTAEYGDLTRGKRVVGNETRAAMKQILGEIQSGKFADEWITEYKCGLPHFHELQKEGENHSIEKVGAKLRALMPWLQKDRLVDRARN
- the tsaB gene encoding tRNA (adenosine(37)-N6)-threonylcarbamoyltransferase complex dimerization subunit type 1 TsaB, which encodes MSTAVQLLLAIDTSGAEAGLVLADVGTGLSVDPAVAGGAGIDVAMLPADRGFSRTEDLASHASSLLARRGCGPQDLAAVAAVVGPGSYTGLRSGLAFLRGLAFSESLPAVSVGALELLAWRAARPGETVIAVWPAGKGRSLVGVYRCGDNEIDEIVEPETIDDGEVPGRVVSLRDRGTIAVIPSSAVGLAPSSWSASADLAAVAHAAGIELRVPAPESFARLAVLAASRLRAGKVTTTGALLPVYVGLAAIRPAPNVRNVSMTRE
- a CDS encoding 2-isopropylmalate synthase: MSDHNGNDDWVRIFDTTLRDGEQSPGCTMNVDEKLVIARQLEALGVDVIEAGFAAASPGDFEAVRAVAHAVTGPVVLSLARPRESDIERALAAVDGAAKPGIHMFIATSDLHLEHKLNMSRQEVIDAAVWAVERAKRHVDYIEFSAEDASRSDTDYMIQVFGEVIRAGAVVCNVPDTTGYAVPEQLRALFHALKTRTPGGDRVIWSTHNHNDLGLAVANSLAAVEGGARQVECTINGIGERAGNTSLEEVVMALDTRRDHFGVTTRVKTKQIYPASQTLSKTIGVAIAPTKPVVGANAFAHEAGIHQDGVMKNKLTYEIMRPESVGRLSNSLVLGKHSGRHAFVGRLRELGINLEHVDVNDAFARFKDLADKKKEVYDEDLFAICAEDTEDEGRFELRNVEVASTMHGSPRASIELAIAGDVRRCTAEGDGIVDACYRAIKEATGLDPKLESYQVKGITGGTDAIGDVSCFVREDGIGVRGHGAHTDVVMASALAFVDALNRLESRRARLRGDSTSAAATVGP
- a CDS encoding right-handed parallel beta-helix repeat-containing protein — translated: MAHDRERRMLLAGIGAAGALAIARTARAAGCGDAGPLGPTGPTMRDLSSKIAPDEEAVGEARKAITGCPSTVTAQFSITEEGVYYMTGNIDGESGKACIEILCDNVEIECDGFLFRGVPGTLECIRTPSAQQCIGIYDAGFVDWQHTCIDLSNSAYCYCEELWFHRCDSSSNPLGLGAATLGAAGTFDDCSVLACTHGRLAAGRDSIFEECAVVDSTGGGLYSPGPCTMEDNFVLNNDGTGMELGAAGGVIINSRVCSCPIGLYVSSTSGQHSSVVAENDISDCVTGVEIAASDVTLEENYVGRCTKAIIISGSATRVIVDDNHCPGSSSTAITLENTTSRCLVICNAVATPPGVPGYALSGANSWGPIVSAVGVGDITASTGTSSDPHTNFEH
- the truA gene encoding tRNA pseudouridine(38-40) synthase TruA, coding for MRVRGTVEYLGTKWAGWQLQPDQPTVQGELERALAIFTRSPVRVHSSGRTDAGVHASGQVIAFDVADDTDLERLFLAVNALTDKSISIVDLARANDAFDPRRHALSRTYEYTIVNARPPSPFLRDRSWHVIAPLDLEQLQRLARMLAGEHDFAAFRAADCESPSTRRFVTESVWTRDGAVYTYRVSANAFLKQMVRTLVGSMVDVVVGKLDEETFVELLGGGSRMLNGRTAPAAGLSLVRVEYPPELEHA